A single window of Neurospora crassa OR74A linkage group VII, whole genome shotgun sequence DNA harbors:
- a CDS encoding importin subunit beta-3, producing MSVLPADVTAELSQLLQALQSADNNIRSQAEEHLQNNWTSSRPGLLLMGLAEQIAGSSDASVRSFAAVIFRRITLKTRKATPTSEAATDMFLSLDNHEAVAVRNKILEAILAETDRNVRNKIGDAVAEVARQYYDNDQNWPELLQTLFNLSQAPDAGKRETAFRIFHATPSIIEKQHQDAVAMAFAKAFTDESVAVRLAAMEAFAAFFRSLGKKNQAKYFELLPQLLNILPPIKDSQDSDDLSQALIALIDLAESSPKMFKTVFSTLVGFSISVIQDKELTDLCRQNALELMATFADYAPSMCKKDASYTKDMITQCLSLMTDLGEDDDDAAEWLSCDDLDTDESDSNHVAGEQCLDRLANKLGGAAILSPIFGWLPSMMNSPAWRDRHAALMALSAISEGCREEMIGELRQVLDLVVPALKDPHPRVRWAGCNALGQMSTDFAPTMQKQYYDIVLSAIVPVLNAPEARVKSHAAAALVNFCEEADKSVLEPYLDNLLSHLFQLLQNEKRYVQEQALSTIATIADAAEQAFAKYYDTLMPLLMGVLQRENEKEVRLLRAKAMECATLIALAVGKERLGADAMALVQLLASIQQNITDPDDPQAQYLMHCWGRMCRVLGRDFLPYLPEVMPPLLELASAKADIQLLEDDEQIEQLQTEEGWELVPLRGKTIGIRTSTMDDKNMAIELLVVYAQVLEGDFAPYVADIMEKIALPGLAFFFHDPVRYMSAKLVPQLLISYKKQYGPGSNELKGLWTSTVVQLLDVLSAEPAIDTLAEMYQCFYESIEVIGTACLDETHMGRFIDGVHSTLEDYKDRAAAREEEQGGEDGEDESEEMQMAIEDDQTLLSDMNKAFHAVFKYHGASFLSAWSRLLPTYSSFLSSNDTTQRQWGLCIMDDVLEYCGAESIHYAQYISEPLLLGCQDASPAIRQAAAYGIGVAAHHGGQAWAPLVGQAVEVLFKATQIPDARNEDNVYATENACAAIAKILHFNSSQVANPDQVATQWFETLPVLNDEEAAPYAYAFMTQLIEKQHPVVISQPAKAFYYVAQALEVDVLSGQTLARVIAAVKSLLQATGTSPDPVLQQFGPESQQLIRERFSS from the exons ATGTCGGTCCTTCCCGCCGATGTTACGGCCGAGCTGAGCCAGCTGCTCCAGGCTCTTCAGTCGGCCGACAACAACATTCGCTCTCAGGCTGAGGAGCACTTGCAAAACAACTGGACCAGCTCCCGGCCTGGCCTCCTCTTGATGGGCTTGGCTGAGCAGATTGCTGGATCAAGCGACGCTTCG GTCCGTTCTTTCGCCGCCGTCATTTTCCGCCGGATAACACTCAAAACTCGCAAAGCCACGCCGACCTCCGAGGCTGCTACCGATATGTTTCTTTCCCTTGACAACCACGAGGCCGTCGCTGTCCGCAACAAGATTCTCGAGGCCATCCTTGCCGAGACAGACAGAAACGTTCGCAACAAGATTGGTGATGCGGTTGCCGAGGTTGCTAGGCAATATTATGACAATGACCAAAATTGGCCAGAACTACTTCAGACTCTCTTCAACCTCAGCCAAGCACCCGATGCTGGCAAGCGCGAGACGGCCTTCCGCATTTTCCACGCTACCCCTAGCATCATTGAGAAACAACATCAGGATGCCGTAGCCATGGCATTTGCCAAAGCATTCACGGACGAGTCGGTTGCCGTCAGGCTTGCTGCTATGGAGGCTTTTGCGGCCTTTTTCCGCAGCCTGGGAAAGAAGAACCAGGCCAAGTACTTCGAGCTCCTTCCTCAGCTCCTCAACATCCTTCCTCCTATCAAGGACTCGCAAGATTCGGACGACCTTAGCCAGGCCCTCATCGCTCTCATCGACTTGGCCGAAAGTTCCCCCAAGATGTTCAAGACCGTCTTCTCGACTCTTGTTGGATTCAGCATTTCGGTCATTCAAGACAAGGAGCTCACAGACCTCTGCCGACAAAATGCGCTGGAACTTATGGCCACCTTTGCCGATTACGCTCCGTCCATGTGCAAGAAGGATGCTTCTTATACCAAGGATATGATCACACAGTGCCTTAGCTTGATGACGGATCTtggtgaggatgacgatgatgcggCCGAATGGCTTAGCTGCGACGAT CTCGACACCGACGAGAGTGACTCCAACCATGTCGCAGGTGAGCAGTGTCTCGATCGTCTGGCTAATAAGCTCGGAGGTGCCGCTATTCTCAGTCCCATCTTCGGCTGGTTGCCTAGCATGATGAACTCCCCGGCTTGGAGAGACCGTCACGCTGCTTTGATGGCTCTGTCCGCCATTTCAGAAGGCTGCCGCGAGGAGATGATTGGTGAACTGAGGCAGGTCCTTGACTTGGTTGTCCCGGCGTTAAAGGACCCCCATCCTCGTGTCCGTTGGGCTGGCTGCAATGCCCTCGGCCAGATGAGCACCGACTTTGCTCCTACTATGCAGAAGCAGTACTACGATATTGTGCTGTCGGCCATTGTGCCCGTCCTTAACGCACCCGAGGCACGGGTCAAGTCACATGCTGCTGCGGCGCTTGTGAACTTTTGTGAGGAGGCTGACAAGAGTGTCCTTGAGCCTTATCTCGACAACCTTTTGTCGCACTTGTTCCAGCTTCTTCAGAATGAAAAGCGTTACGTCCAAGAGCAGGCTTTGTCTACCATCGCCACCATCGCTGACGCCGCAGAGCAGGCATTTGCCAAGTACTATGATACTCTCATGCCCCTGTTGATGGGAGTGTTGCAGCGCGAGAATGAGAAGGAGGTCCGCCTCCTCCGTGCAAAGGCGATGGAGTGCGCCACCCTGATCGCCCTTGCGGTTGGAAAGGAGCGTCTCGGTGCGGATGCCATGGCGCTAGTGCAACTTTTGGCCAGCATCCAGCAAAACATCACTGATCCCGACGATCCTCAGGCCCAGTACCTCATGCACTGCTGGGGAAGAATGTGCCGTGTGTTGGGTAGGGATTTCCTTCCCTACTTGCCCGAGGTTATGCCGCCACTCCTCGAGCTTGCTAGCGCCAAGGCCGATATCCAGCTTCTGGAAGACGACGAGCAGATTGAGCAGCTACAGACCGAGGAAGGGTGGGAGCTTGTCCCGCTCCGTGGCAAGACTATTGGTATCCGTACCAGCACCATGGACGATAAGAACATGGCCATCGAGCTGCTCGTGGTGTACGCTCAGGTCCTTGAGGGTGACTTTGCGCCTTATGTCGCAGACATCATGGAGAAGATTGCTCTTCCTGgtctggccttcttcttccacgaTCCTGTCAGGTACATGTCTGCGAAGCTAGTTCCGCAATTGCTCATTTCATACAAGAAGCAGTACGGTCCCGGCTCCAACGAGCTCAAGGGCTTGTGGACCAGCACCGTCGTTCAGCTCCTCGACGTTCTTAGCGCCGAGCCTGCCATTGATACGCTCGCGGAGATGTATCAATGCTTCTATGAGTCCATCGAGGTCATCGGCACTGCCTGCCTCGATGAGACGCACATGGGCCGCTTCATCGACGGTGTCCACTCCACTCTTGAGGATTACAAGGATCGGGCAGCCGCTCGTGAGGAGGAGCAAGGAGGTGAAGATGGCGAGGACGAGTCGGAAGAGATGCAGATGGCCATTGAGGATGACCAGACTCTCCTTTCGGACATGAACAAGGCGTTCCATGCTGTTTTCAAGTACCACGGCGCAAGCTTCTTGAGCGCTTGGAGCCGCCTGCTTCCCACCTACAgcagcttcttgagctcgaATGATACCACCCAGCGACAGTGGGGACTGTGCATTATGGATGATGTTCTAGAATACTGTGGTGCTGAGAGCATTCACTACGCCCAGTATATCTCGGAGCCTCTGCTCCTCGGCTGCCAGGATGCCTCTCCCGCTATTCGTCAAGCGGCTGCGTATGGCATCGGTGTGGCTGCCCACCATGGCGGCCAGGCTTGGGCGCCGTTGGTGGGCCAAGCCGTCGAAGTTCTCTTCAAGGCTACGCAGATCCCAGATGCGCGCAACGAGGACAATGTGTACGCTACGGAGAATGCCTGCGCTGCCATCGCCAAGATTCTGCATTTCAACTCTTCTCAAGTCGCCAACCCCGACCAGGTTGCGACACAGTGGTTTGAGACTCTGCCGGTCTTGAACGACGAGGAAGCGGCGCCCTATGCGTATGCTTTCATGACCCAGCTGATTGAAAA GCAACATCCTGTCGTTATTTCGCAACCCGCTAAAGCTTTCTACTACGTCGCACAGGCGCTTGAGGTGGACGTTTTGAGCGGACAGACCCTCGCGCGCGTGATTGCCGCTGTCAAGAGCCTGTTGCAAGCAACCGGTACTTCGCCCGACCCCGTACTGCAGCAATTTGGCCCCGAATCTCAGCAGTTGATTCGGGAGCGGTTTAGCAGTTAA
- the wc-1 gene encoding white collar 1 protein, variant 1 gives MNNNYYGSPLSPEELQHQMHQHQQQQQQQQQQQQQQQQQQQQQQQQQQQQHQHQQQQKTNQHRNAGMMNTPPTTNQGNSTIHASDVTMSGGSDSLDEIIQQNLDEMHRRRSVPQPYGGQTRRLSMFDYANPNDGFSDYQLDNMSGNYGDMTGGMGMSGHSSPYAGQNIMAMSDHSGGYSHMSPNVMGNMMTYPNLNMYHSPPIENPYSSAGLDTIRTDFSMDMNMDSGSVSAASVHPTPGLNKQDDEMMTMEQGFGGGDDANASHQAQQNMGGLTPAMTPAMTPAMTPGVSNFAQGMATPVSQDAASTPATTFQSPSLSATTQTIRIGPPPPPSVTNAPTPAPFTSTPSGGGASQTKSIYSKSGFDMLRALWYVASRKDPKLKLGAVDMSCAFVVCDVTLNDCPIIYVSDNFQNLTGYSRHEIVGRNCRFLQAPDGNVEAGTKREFVENNAVYTLKKTIAEGQEIQQSLINYRKGGKPFLNLLTMIPIPWDTEEIRYFIGFQIDLVECPDAIIGQEGNGPMQVNYTHSDIGQYIWTPPTQKQLEPADGQTLGVDDVSTLLQQCNSKGVASDWHKQSWDKMLLENADDVVHVLSLKGLFLYLSPACKKVLEYDASDLVGTSLSSICHPSDIVPVTRELKEAQQHTPVNIVFRIRRKNSGYTWFESHGTLFNEQGKGRKCIILVGRKRPVFALHRKDLELNGGIGDSEIWTKVSTSGMFLFVSSNVRSLLDLLPENLQGTSMQDLMRKESRAEFGRTIEKARKGKIASCKHEVQNKRGQVLQAYTTFYPGDGGEGQRPTFLLAQTKLLKASSRTLAPATVTVKNMSPGGVPLSPMKGIQTDSDSNTLMGGMSKSGSSDSTGAMVSARSSAGPGQDAALDADNIFDELKTTRCTSWQYELRQMEKVNRMLAEELAQLLSNKKKRKRRKGGGNMVRDCANCHTRNTPEWRRGPSGNRDLCNSCGLRWAKQTGRVSPRTSSRGGNGDSMSKKSNSPSHSSPLHREVGNDSPSTTTATKNSPSLRGSSTTAPGTITTDSGPAVASSASGTGSTTIATSANSAASTVNALGPPATGPSGGSPAQHLPPHLQGTHLNAQAMQRVHQHKQHQQHQQQHQQQHQQQHQQQHQQLQQHQFNPPQSQPLLEGGSGFRGSGMEMTSIREEMGEHQQGLSV, from the exons ATGAACAACAACTACTACGGTTCCCCGCTGTCTCCTGAGGAGCTTCAGCATCAAatgcaccagcaccagcagcagcagcagcaacaacaacaacaacaacagcagcagcagcagcagcaacaacaacaacagcaacaacagcaacaacagcatcagcatcagcagcaacaaaaaACCAATCAGCATCGCAATGCCGGCATGATGAATACGCCTCCAACTACAAATCAAGGAAACAGCACGATTCACGCTTCAGATGTAACCATGTCAGGAGGAAGCGACTCTCTTGATGAAATCATCCAGCAGAACCTCGACGAAATGCATCGAAGGCGGAGTGTCCCCCAGCCCTATGGGGGCCAGACTAGGAGGTTGTCCATGTTTGATTACGCGAACCCCAACGATGGTTTCTCGGACTATCAACTCGATAATATGTCAGGAAATTACGGGGACATGACTGGCGGCATGGGCATGTCAGGGCACTCGAGCCCGTATGCAGGGCAGAACATCATGGCCATGTCGGACCACAGCGGTGGATACTCGCACATGTCGCCCAATGTTATGGGCAACATGATGACTTACCCCAACCTCAACATGTACCACTCTCCCCCGATCGAGAACCCCTATTCTTCGGCCGGACTCGACACTATTCGCACCGATTTTTCCATGGACATGAACATGGATAGTGGCTCCGTCAGCGCAGCCAGCGTACATCCCACCCCTGGGCTTAATAAGCAGGACGACGAGATGATGACCATGGAGCAGGGCTTTGGTGGAGGTGACGATGCCAACGCCTCTCACCAGGCCCAACAAAACATGGGCGGTTTGACTCCGGCCATGACTCCGGCCATGACCCCTGCAATGACCCCGGGTGTCAGCAACTTTGCACAAGGCATGGCTACACCAGTCTCACAGGATGCGGCAAGCACACCCGCGACAACCTTCCAGTCTCCGTCCTTATCCGCAACAACACAGACAATACGAATTgggccgccgccaccgccgagcGTCACCAATGCCCCCACCCCAGCGCCATTTACCTCGACGCCGTCAGGTGGAGGAGCGTCCCAGACAAAGAGCATTTACTCCAAAAGCGGTTTCGACATGCTGAGGGCGTTGTGGTATGTGGCATCGAGGAAGGACCCAAAGCTTAAGCTCGGTGCCGTGGACATGTCTTGTGCATTTGTCGTCTGTGATGTAACACTCAACGATTGCCCCATCATTTATGTGTCCGATAACTTCCAAAACCTCACGGGCTATAGTCGCCACGAGATTGTCGGGCGGAACTGCCGCTTCTTGCAGGCCCCCGACGGTAATGTGGAGGCTGGCACCAAGCGCGAATTTGTCGAAAACAACGCCGTATATACGCTCAAGAAGACCATCGCGGAGGGCCAGGAGATTCAGCAGAGTCTGATCAATTATCGGAAGGGCGGCAAGCCTTTCCTGAATTTGTTGACCATGATTCCCATTCCCTGGGATACCGAAGAAATCCGTTATTTCATTGGATTTCAGATCGATCTCGTGGAATGCCCTGATGCCATAATCGGCCAGGAAGGAAATGGGCCCATGCAGGTCAACTATACCCACAGCGATATCGGGCAGTACATCTGGACGCCACCTACCCAGAAGCAACTGGAGCCTGCCGACGGCCAGACTTTGGGCGTTGATGATGTTTCGACACTTTTGCAGCAATGTAATTCGAAGGGTGTTGCATCCGACTGGCACAAACAATCCTGGGATAAGATGCTTTTGGAGAACGCAGACGATGTTGTCCATGTGTTGTCGCTCAAGGGTCTCTTCTTATACCTATCTCCGGCCTGTAAGAAAGTGTTGGAGTACGATGCCAGCGACCTCGTTGGGACCTCGCTGTCCTCGATTTGCCACCCGTCCGACATCGTGCCGGTGACGAGGGAGTTGAAAGAGGCCCAGCAACACACTCCAGTCAATATAGTCTTCAGAATTCGGAGAAAGAACAGTGGTTATACCTGGTTTGAAAGCCACGGAACATTGTTCAACGAACAGGGTAAGGGTCGCAAGTGTATCATTCTTGTGGGGAGAAAACGCCCCGTTTTTGCTCTACACAGAAAGGACCTCGAACTCAACGGCGGTATTGGTGACAGCGAAATTTGGACCAAGGTCTCGACATCAGGCATGTTCTTGTTCGTTTCGTCGAATGTCCGGTCGCTCCTGGATTTGCTCCCGGAGAACCTCCAAGGTACCAGCATGCAAGATCTCATGCGCAAGGAATCCAGAGCCGAGTTTGGGAGGACGATAGAGAAAGCTAGAAAGGGCAAGATCGCGAGCTGCAAGCATGAGGTGCAAAACAAGCGTGGCCAGGTGCTCCAGGCCTATACAACATTCTACCccggagatggtggtgagggtcAAAGGCCAACGTTTTTGTTGGCGCAAACAAAGCTGTTGAAGGCGTCATCAAGGACACTAGCTCCCGCGACCGTAACGGTCAAGAATATGTCTCCGGGCGGTGTTCCTTTGTCGCCAATGAAAGGGATCCAGACCGACAGTGATAGCAACACTCTCATGGGCGGGATGTCGAAGTCGGGAAGCAGCGATAGTACGGGGGCCATGGTCTCAGCTCGTAGCAGTGCAGGACCCGGCCAGGATGCGGCTTTGGACGCCGATAACATATTTGACGAACTCAAGACAACGCGTTGCACCAGCTGGCAGTACGAGCTGAGGCAAATGGAGAAGGTGAATCGCATGTTGGCCGAAGAGCTGGCGCAGCTTTTGTCTAACAAGAAAAAACGGAAACgaagaaagggaggaggtaacATGGTGAGGGATTGTGCAAATTGCCATACGAGGAACACGCCCGAATGGCGGCGTGGGCCAAGCGGGAATCGAGATCTATGCAACAGTTGTGGGTTGAGATGGGCAAAGCAG ACTGGGCGCGTATCGCCGCGCACCTCATCCCGAGGTGGGAATGGTGATTCGATGAGCAAGAAGAGCAATTCACCTAGTCACTCGTCGCCCCTTCATCGAGAAGTCGGCAACGATTCACCGTCTACTACCACCGCTACCAAGAACTCACCCTCTCTTCGAGGAAGTAGCACCACTGCACCCGGTACGATCACAACGGACAGCGGACCAGCAGTCGCATCGAGCGCTAGTGGAACCGGTAGTACGACTATAGCTACTTCAGCCAATTCTGCTGCATCAACCGTCAACGCCCTGGGCCCTCCTGCGACAGGTCCCAGTGGCGGCTCACCGGCTCAACATCTTCCGCCTCATCTCCAGGGAACACACCTTAACGCCCAGGCCATGCAGCGTGTACACCAGCATaagcagcatcagcagcatcaacagcagcatcaacagcagcatcaacagcagcatcaacagcagcaccaacagcTTCAGCAGCATCAGTTCAACCCTCCACAAAGCCAGCCACTCCTGGAAGGCGGAAGCGGTTTCCGTGGAAGCGGAATGGAGATGACCTCAATTAGGGAAGAGATGGGCGAACATCAACAGGGCTTAAGTGTATAG